A part of Vulpes lagopus strain Blue_001 chromosome 4, ASM1834538v1, whole genome shotgun sequence genomic DNA contains:
- the UBE2K gene encoding ubiquitin-conjugating enzyme E2 K isoform X3: MTLRTVLLSLQALLAAAEPDDPQDAVVANQYKQNPEMFKQTARLWAHVYAGAPVSSPEYTKKIENLCAMGFDRNAVIVALSSKSWDVETATELLLSN; this comes from the exons ATGACTCTCCGCACGGTATTATTGTCATTGCAAGCCCTTTTGGCAGCTGCAGAACCGGATGATCCACAAGATGCAGTAGTAGCAAATCAG TACAAACAAAATCCCGAAATGTTCAAACAGACAGCTCGACTTTGGGCACATGTGTATGCTGGTGCACCAGTTTCTAGTCCAGAATacaccaaaaaaatagaaaacctatgTGCTATGGGCTTTGATAGG AATGCGGTAATAGTGGCCTTGTCTTCAAAATCATGGGATGTAGAGACTGCAACAGAATTGCTTCTGAgtaactga